The sequence below is a genomic window from Chelmon rostratus isolate fCheRos1 chromosome 24, fCheRos1.pri, whole genome shotgun sequence.
CATGCAGCAGTGCGTTTACGGGCATGAATGAACGCTGGTGATGACATcgttaactgtgtgtgtgtgtgtgtgtgtgtgtgtgaccttggCTGACAGACTATAAAAGTTGACCGAACTCTCAGAGcgacagaagaggagagaaacgACAGAAATCTCCATCCAGCGGCCGAACGACAGGAAAACACCAGCAgtaagagacagaagagagacaaagagacggGACAGTGTGGTAAGAatctgcattattattattattattattattattattattataactatGAATATCTTTCAATACCAAGAACACTTCtgagttttaaaatgttattttataaataaaccaaagtctgaaaataatttaaaaaaagttcgtagtaaataaatgattattattaattattggATCTAGATTTATGGAATCaaacatgataaaatgattGAACACAGAGGTGATTTGGTGCGACTAAGTATAACTTGATGATGACATTAAAGACAAAAGTTAGTTTAAAGTTAATAAATAAGAATATATATTTGGATATGTCAGAATAATAACATAAAAGATTTGAATTAAACCTATGTAATAATTTGTAgaataaattatattttatgtaaatCTATATGTGAAAATTAATTAGTGAAAAAGTTATAGGTATGTAAGATATTAAATGAATATAACATACACAAAATACACCTTTAAAAATCTGTAACGTTACCTGAAATATATAAAGTCACAAACCTGAAAACTGGGCTGGTTTCTTCGCCAATgacaaacagacatttctggagagaagagagacaaattataatacacacaaacaatacaaaaaatgtgcatgtatatacagtatagaaTATGAGAACATGtaagaagaaaaatagaaagaatGTAAGTGATGTAAATCAAATAATACATAATTTTACAACAACTACTATTACGTGTATTAAAGTGCAGTTAATTaatacaaaaatctaaaaagaaaaaataattaaaaagattAATCAGCATCTATCAAACATGAGAAACTACTATAAAACATAAACTCTGTTATATCATTCTATCatgtttatattattattattattattatttcatattataaaTTAATTGCATAGATATATTTTATCTGTTCTATAAAAgaaatatcaataaaaacatcatctgCCTCCATGTGTGATGCGTCGTTGTGTCCTTGTCTCTGATTGGCCCACAGGAGAATGTGTCCTGCGTGGCTaatggtggcggtggtggttgTGGGCGTGGCCAGaggagctgtcagtcagtgctgGGAGCACCCGAGCTGTCAGGAGCTGAACTCTGAGAGCAGCATGCTGGTAACTGtctcatgttttacacatcGTGGCGTCTTTGGGAgctgagagaaaatgttttcacccTGTCTCCCCCCTTCACTGTGCCTCCTCCCCGCCTCATCTTCTCCTGCAGGAGTGCATCCAGCTCTGTCACTCCGACCTCACCGCCGAGACCCCCATAATCCCCGGCAGCGCCCACCTCCAACCTCCGCCTTCATCGGAcccctcctccttcagcctcccgtcctcctcctcctcccctcaggcCAAACGCTCCTACTCCATGGAGCATTTCCGCTGGGGGAAGCCCGTCGGCCGAAAACGCCGCCCAATCAAAGTCTACACCTCCAACGGCGTGGAGGAGGAGTCCGCCGAGGTTTTCCCCGCAGAGATGAGGAGGCGGGAGCTGGCCAGCGAGCTGCTGGCAGcagccgaggaggaggagaaggctcAGGAGGCgatggaggaggcggaggaggagcagcagcagcttctcgGGGACATGCAGGAGAAGAAAGACGGTCCGTACAAGA
It includes:
- the LOC121627642 gene encoding pro-opiomelanocortin gives rise to the protein MCPAWLMVAVVVVGVARGAVSQCWEHPSCQELNSESSMLECIQLCHSDLTAETPIIPGSAHLQPPPSSDPSSFSLPSSSSSPQAKRSYSMEHFRWGKPVGRKRRPIKVYTSNGVEEESAEVFPAEMRRRELASELLAAAEEEEKAQEAMEEAEEEQQQLLGDMQEKKDGPYKMKHFRWSGPPASKRYGGFMKSWDERSQRPLLTLFKNIINKDGQQQK